In Kitasatospora viridis, the following are encoded in one genomic region:
- a CDS encoding glycoside hydrolase family 43 protein yields the protein MSGQQQTDGGFANPVIPGFHPDPSICRVGDDYYLVNSSFEYFPGIPVFHSRDLVNWRQIGNALDRPSQLPLPHTMPSSAGIYAPTLRHHDGRFWLIVTNVGSTGNVLFTATDPAGPWSDPLPLPGVPGIDPDLAWDEDGTCWCTVAGISQFRLDPVTGENLSEPERTWSGAPGAQAPEAPHLYRIGEYWYLLIAEGGTERGHCVSIARGTSPTGPFEPCPANPILTHRSMHHPIQNTGHADLVQAPDGSWCLVLLAVRPGGGTPGWHVLGRETFLVPVTWEDGWPVVGELELEMPAPGWPLTPVPAVPARDDFDEAELHPQWISVRERRAELCTTKERSGWLTLRAAGASLDEPDVVFTGRRQQHLSCEARTLVDASAGRGGLAVRLDEQHHYEIEAGDGEVKVFARIGSLRTEVAARPLPAGPVVLGVDIAKQQPREARSGPDLVSFGIEEPDGTFTVLGSLEGRYLSTEVTGGFTGRVIGMYAASGTVHFDWFDYRAAQAS from the coding sequence GTGTCAGGCCAGCAGCAGACGGACGGCGGCTTCGCCAACCCCGTGATCCCGGGCTTCCACCCCGACCCCAGCATCTGCCGGGTGGGCGACGACTACTACCTCGTCAACTCCAGCTTCGAGTACTTCCCCGGCATCCCCGTCTTCCACAGCCGCGACCTGGTGAACTGGCGTCAGATCGGCAACGCCCTGGACCGGCCGAGCCAGCTGCCCCTGCCGCACACCATGCCGTCCTCCGCGGGCATCTACGCGCCCACCCTGCGCCACCACGACGGCCGGTTCTGGCTGATCGTCACCAACGTGGGCTCCACCGGCAACGTGCTCTTCACCGCCACCGACCCGGCGGGCCCCTGGTCCGACCCGCTGCCGCTGCCCGGCGTGCCCGGCATCGACCCCGACCTGGCCTGGGACGAGGACGGCACCTGCTGGTGCACCGTCGCCGGCATCTCCCAGTTCCGCCTCGACCCGGTGACCGGCGAGAACCTGAGCGAGCCGGAGCGCACCTGGTCCGGCGCACCCGGCGCGCAGGCCCCCGAGGCACCGCACCTGTACCGGATCGGCGAGTACTGGTACCTGCTGATCGCCGAGGGCGGCACCGAGCGCGGCCACTGCGTCTCGATCGCCCGCGGCACCTCGCCGACCGGCCCGTTCGAACCGTGCCCCGCGAACCCGATCCTGACCCATCGCAGCATGCACCACCCGATCCAGAACACCGGCCACGCCGACCTGGTGCAGGCGCCCGACGGCTCCTGGTGCCTGGTGCTGCTCGCCGTGCGACCGGGCGGCGGCACCCCCGGCTGGCACGTGCTCGGCCGCGAGACCTTCCTGGTGCCGGTGACCTGGGAGGACGGCTGGCCCGTGGTCGGCGAGCTGGAGCTGGAGATGCCCGCGCCCGGCTGGCCGCTGACGCCCGTCCCGGCCGTGCCGGCCCGCGACGACTTCGACGAGGCCGAGCTGCACCCGCAGTGGATCTCGGTGCGCGAGCGCCGCGCCGAGCTCTGCACCACCAAGGAGCGCTCCGGCTGGCTGACCCTGCGCGCCGCCGGCGCCTCGCTGGACGAGCCCGACGTGGTCTTCACCGGCCGCCGCCAGCAGCACCTGTCCTGCGAGGCACGGACGCTGGTCGACGCCTCCGCCGGCCGGGGCGGCCTGGCCGTCCGCCTCGACGAGCAGCACCACTACGAGATCGAGGCCGGCGACGGCGAGGTGAAGGTGTTCGCGCGGATCGGCTCGTTGCGCACCGAGGTGGCGGCCCGACCGCTGCCCGCCGGACCGGTGGTGCTCGGTGTCGACATCGCCAAGCAGCAGCCGCGGGAGGCGCGCAGCGGCCCGGACCTGGTCTCCTTCGGCATCGAGGAGCCGGACGGCACGTTCACCGTGCTCGGCAGCCTCGAAGGCCGCTACCTGTCCACCGAGGTGACCGGTGGCTTCACCGGCCGGGTGATCGGCATGTACGCCGCGTCCGGCACCGTCCACTTCGACTGGTTCGACTACCGAGCCGCACAAGCCTCCTGA
- a CDS encoding cellulose binding domain-containing protein, producing the protein MRWSCHPTPSRTVALAATLTLAFAGVTAATAPPAAATTAVSVSVDAAQQLAVIPNTGVGTNLAVFDSTMNASDTSGLLGNAGIGAVRYPGGSEADVYHWQSGTSSGGAYVAPNTGFDAFMGTARAAGAQPIITVNYGSGTPQEAAAWVQYANQTKGYGIKYWEVGNEVYGNGEYSNGSGWEYDTHSSHSATTYADNLVQYISAMKAVDPTIKIGAVLTTPGGWPDGVVGPGDTMDWNHTVLSIAGSKIDFAIVHTYPSSTSEADLLGKPQSLIPGIAATVRSLINQYAGSNAANVGIAVTEANSTSYRDTAPNGLFAPDELLTWMENGAFNVDWWALRNGSDCSGTTWVDGATDYNDYGMVASSPCEGSLDHPFPAYYGTQLITKLGAAGDTLVKAASSTSLLSAHAVRRADGDVDVMLINKDPNNSATVNLSYAGFTPSSDTPTVYSYLENGTSINSATIGSATTQTVPAYGITVVQLHPTSAPCRVVYNKNEWAGGMVGSITITNNGLGQLNGWDLGFNFAGDDKVTTTWGATINQSGPSVNALNLSSNGSVPQGGNVQFAFQSTWSSSDADPATFWLNGTACATG; encoded by the coding sequence ATGAGATGGTCGTGCCACCCCACACCTAGCCGCACGGTCGCGCTCGCCGCGACCCTGACCCTGGCGTTCGCCGGCGTCACCGCCGCGACCGCACCTCCTGCGGCGGCCACCACCGCCGTCTCGGTGTCGGTCGACGCCGCCCAGCAGCTCGCCGTCATCCCGAACACGGGCGTCGGCACCAACCTGGCCGTCTTCGACAGCACCATGAACGCCTCCGACACCTCCGGCCTGCTCGGCAACGCCGGCATCGGCGCCGTCCGCTACCCCGGCGGCAGCGAAGCCGACGTCTACCACTGGCAGTCCGGCACCTCCTCGGGCGGCGCCTACGTCGCCCCGAACACCGGCTTCGACGCCTTCATGGGCACCGCCCGTGCGGCCGGCGCGCAGCCGATCATCACCGTCAACTACGGCTCCGGCACGCCCCAGGAGGCCGCCGCCTGGGTCCAGTACGCCAACCAGACCAAGGGTTACGGCATCAAGTACTGGGAGGTCGGCAACGAGGTCTACGGCAACGGCGAGTACAGCAACGGCAGCGGCTGGGAGTACGACACCCACAGCAGCCACAGCGCCACCACCTACGCCGACAACCTCGTGCAGTACATCTCCGCGATGAAGGCGGTCGACCCGACCATCAAGATCGGCGCGGTGCTGACCACCCCGGGTGGGTGGCCGGACGGCGTCGTCGGTCCGGGCGACACGATGGACTGGAACCACACCGTCCTGTCCATCGCCGGCTCCAAGATCGACTTCGCGATCGTGCACACCTACCCGAGCAGCACCAGCGAGGCCGACCTGCTCGGCAAGCCGCAGTCGCTGATCCCGGGCATCGCCGCCACCGTGCGCTCGCTGATCAACCAGTACGCCGGCAGCAACGCCGCCAACGTCGGCATCGCGGTGACCGAGGCCAACAGCACCAGCTACCGCGACACCGCCCCGAACGGGCTCTTCGCCCCAGACGAGCTGCTCACCTGGATGGAGAACGGCGCCTTCAACGTGGACTGGTGGGCACTGCGCAACGGCTCCGACTGCTCCGGCACCACCTGGGTGGACGGCGCCACCGACTACAACGACTATGGCATGGTCGCCAGCTCCCCCTGCGAGGGGTCCCTGGACCACCCGTTCCCCGCCTACTACGGCACCCAGCTGATCACCAAGCTGGGGGCGGCGGGTGACACGCTGGTCAAGGCCGCCAGCTCCACCTCGCTGCTCTCCGCGCACGCCGTCCGCCGCGCCGACGGCGACGTGGACGTCATGCTGATCAACAAGGACCCGAACAACAGCGCCACCGTCAACCTGTCCTACGCCGGGTTCACCCCGTCCTCCGACACCCCCACCGTCTACTCGTACCTGGAGAACGGGACCTCGATCAACTCCGCCACCATCGGCAGCGCGACCACCCAGACCGTGCCGGCCTACGGCATCACGGTCGTCCAGCTGCACCCCACCAGCGCACCCTGCCGGGTCGTCTACAACAAGAACGAGTGGGCGGGCGGCATGGTCGGCTCGATCACGATCACCAACAACGGCCTCGGCCAGCTGAACGGTTGGGACCTCGGCTTCAACTTCGCCGGGGACGACAAGGTCACCACCACCTGGGGCGCCACGATCAACCAGAGCGGCCCCAGCGTGAACGCCCTGAACCTGTCCTCCAACGGCTCCGTCCCGCAGGGCGGAAACGTGCAGTTCGCCTTCCAGTCCACCTGGTCGAGCAGTGATGCCGACCCGGCCACCTTCTGGCTCAACGGCACCGCCTGCGCGACCGGCTGA